In Lineus longissimus chromosome 9, tnLinLong1.2, whole genome shotgun sequence, one genomic interval encodes:
- the LOC135493638 gene encoding uncharacterized protein K02A2.6-like produces the protein MSHPIPQRPWQNISSDLCVVYGKDYLVIVDAYSGYFEIALLEDTTSETIIKHCKSIFARHGIPDEFFTDNGSNLVSRNFQAFAKAWEFKLVTSSPRFPQSNGLVEKAVQTVKKILKRSFSTGEDPYLGLLAYRSTPREADMASPAKLLMGRNLRTRLPTATSQLLPADAVKVQQQIQTRRDTAKAFFDGKSRALKPLNPGDNVIITSPDKQGSPGIVEQQTSDPRSYLVRTRNNTLRRNRRHLRQVPRGSIQENDLEQEIEDVDSDATISNERLESRENELLINTTPDTPQLVTTRSGRLVRPPDRYGH, from the coding sequence ATGTCGCATCCCATACCGCAAAGGCCGTGGCAAAACATATCTAGTGATCTATGTGTGGTCTATGGGAAGGACTACTTAGTGATAGTTGATGCGTACTCAGGCTATTTCGAGATAGCACTGCTTGAGGACACTACAAGTGAAACCATAATCAAACATTGTAAATCTATATTTGCGCGCCATGGAATACCTGACGAATTCTTCACAGACAATGGTTCTAATCTAGTTAGCCGGAACTTTCAAGCTTTCGCAAAAGCATGGGAATTTAAGCTGGTGACATCATCACCAAGATTCCCACAATCAAATGGACTAGTTGAAAAAGCTGTGCAGACCGTCAAGAAAATTCTCAAGAGAAGCTTCTCCACAGGAGAAGACCCGTATCTAGGACTTTTAGCATACAGGAGTACACCACGTGAAGCAGACATGGCATCGCCTGCCAAGTTGCTTATGGGTAGAAACCTGCGCACGAGGTTGCCAACGGCAACTTCACAACTCCTACCAGCGGATGCAGTCAAAGTTCAGCAGCAGATACAAACGCGACGGGATACGGCAAAGGCATTCTTCGATGGGAAGTCTAGAGCACTCAAACCCCTAAACCCCGGCGATAATGTTATCATAACCTCTCCGGATAAACAGGGATCCCCAGGAATTGTGGAACAGCAGACATCTGATCCGAGATCATATCTGGTCAGAACAAGGAATAACACTTTGCGACGTAACCGTAGACACCTCCGCCAGGTGCCCAGGGGCAGTATCCAGGAAAATGACCTGGAACAGGAAATTGAAGATGTAGACTCTGACGCAACAATCTCTAATGAAAGACTAGAATCTCGTGAGAATGAACTCCTCATAAACACTACGCCTGACACCCCGCAGTTAGTTACAACAAGGTCAGGTCGTCTAGTCAGACCACCGGATAGATATGGTCATTAG